The region AACCGCAGGGCTGAGCGACTGGGCAATGGCATAGGCGGAGACCACCTTCATGGGCTGCACCGCAATAGGCACCCGGTAGTACATGCCCCCTATGATGTAGAACAAGCCCACGGTTAGGAACAATCCGGTTGCGGAAAGCCCGTTGACCATGATCATGGCAAAGGCAAGGGGCAGCAAGGCTCCCAGATCCCCCACCGCTCCGGCCCACTCCATCCTGTTGAAACTGATTCGCACTGCAACTCCTCTTTATGTCGGCTGATTAACTATTACTGCATTATGCAATTAATTCACATCTTTTTTTAAAGCTGACAGAGCGGATATAATATTGTTTTTACACCATCGGAAACATCAGACTGCTCAATATAAAAAACTCCCGGCCGACATTACGCCGACCGGGAGCAGTACAATCAAATAAACTGTATCGCTAATCATCAAAGGCCATGGAAACTTTCCATGCTTCCCAAACCTTACCCACAAGGTCCGGGCCGGGGCTCAGAATGGCCTTGCCGGGCTTCCAGCCGGAGGGGCAGACCTCGGCAGCACCGGTTTCCCTGACGTGCTGGTATGCCTGAATCTGGCGCAGGGTTTCAGAAACATTACGCCCCACAGGCGGAGTCAGCACTTCGTAACCGACAATCACTCCGTCCGGATCAATGAGAAAGCGGCCACGGATGTCAACGCCCGCGTTTTCATCGTAAACGCCATACATTTCACCGACTTTACCACCGCCATCGGAAAGCATTGGGAAGGGCACCTTACCCGCGGTGATCATCTTGGAAAGTTCGGTCTGTTCCCACATTTTGTGGACAAAGACACTGTCAGTACTCATGGAAAGAACCTGAACACCGAGAGCTTCGAATTCAGCATGTTTTTCGGCGACCGCCGAAATTTCGGTTGCTCAGACAAAGGTGAAATCACCGGGATAGAAACAAAGCACTACCCACTTGCCTGCGTAATCTGAGAGTTTAACTTCCTTAAATCCGCCATCCTGATATGCCATGGCAGTAAAATCAGGGGCTTTTTGTCCAGCTTTAATCATGGTTCCTGCTCCCTTAGAAGTTTCGGAGGCGACACTTCCTACTTCCGGCTGCGTTTCCTCGGGCTGAACGCCCACAGGTTTTGAGCAGCCTGCTTGTGAATTACTCATAATTGTTTTCCTCCATTCTTAATATCAACCCTTATATCAGCCCTTTCTATTGCCAGAAAGTGTTTTCATTAAAAAACCTGATACAAAAGAACATAGAAATATTCAGAACAGATAAATTAATTGTGCTGACTTGGGATAAATCATAATAGTAATCTTTATTATTTTATGTCAAGTTTTTTCTCTTACCTCCCCAAAAAAATCAACCTAGTCAGCGGAATTTACGTTCAAAATATATTTCAGGTAGTTATCATCAATCTTTTTTATAAAAGGATTTTCAATATGAAAAAATTTAACATTTTTAAAGTCCGCAAACTTGAGGCTGGATTTGTACTTTTCTTTCCATAAACGCAAAAGTGAACCATCCTCATAAGCCAGCACCAATCCCTCATAGACCCTGCGGGCTGCCAGCTTGCTTCTTTTATTCGTAAAGAAAAAACGCGGAAGCGGATAATATATCCCCACCTCTCGATTCAAACGAAGCCCTCTCAAATCCTGATGGGATTTATATTCTTCCTCCACTTCATTCACACCACGCGGAAAAAGATCAAACCTTCCCTTAACGACCATTGAAAAAAGACTCTCATATTTCGGAACCACTAATACATTGAATTCAGCAGCCTCCAGAATTTCACTATCCAGCCAACCGAATCCCTGCCCGATGCTGTACTTCTTCAATTGCTTGAGTGAGTCCACTTTACTGAGTTCCGCATTCAACCTTTCAGAAACAAAAAACTGTCTGTAGCCGACTATACCGAGATCAATGGGAAATGCTGCGTATGCCAACTGGTTGCAATGCTTTTCAGAAGCGGAAAGCTTGAACATGGGATTTTTCAACTTTCCTTCTTTCAATACAGTGATGCTGCGGGAAAAATTCATCACCGGACTTGGTACCAGTCTATAGCCGCCCCATGTCTCTTTGGTTTTTTCAAGGGCCAGCTTCAATACAGCGTTATCATAATCATAACGCTTGTCGGTCGGGCTTTCCGGCACGCGGTAGGTAAATACGGTTACTTTTGCATGGGAAAACCCGGCCCCAAAAACCAGTAGCAGAACGGTACAGACGATCACTTTCTTCATGAAAGTACCCACCTTAAAATTTAATTACTTATCTTATAGTAGATACCTTTTATGGAAGTATTGCAATACAAAGCACAAAAAAAGCTGCTCAAAACAGAGCAGCTTTACAAATCTAAATATTAAATTTTCTTCTACCAAGGCATGGGGTCAGGCAAAATCACATCATCTGAGTAGTCATACTGATCAAACTGCTCCGAAAACCAGTCAAAAAACTCAAAGTAAGGGAAAATCTTACGTCCTGCCTCGACCTTATCCAGAGCCTTCTCGCCGCTGATATCAATTTTCTTGGAATCAAGGGCCATGACCGGCACCAGATCTTCCGGGCAGACATAGGCAACATTGCCAACCACATAGTAGCGGATGTCATGCTTCTTATAAGTAACCTTCTTCACAACAGTCTTGCTCATATACACCTCACACTTGATCTCATTTAAATTTTCAGGTGGTCATAAATCAAATGAGGACAGCGCACAACCGCCTACAGCTTGCGCTGGGTGTAATCTGTAAAATCAGTTTCCTTGCGCTGGAATTCACCTTCGAAAAACGGCGAGGAAATCAGGAACTCAGCGGTGGAACGGTTACTGGCAGTAGGGATATTGTACAGCACAGCCAGACGAAGCAATGCTTTGACGTCAACATCATGAGGCTGCGGCTGCATGGGGTCCCAGAAAAAGATCAATACATCGATTTTGCCTTCAGAAATCATGGCCCCAAGCTGCTGGTCACCGCCCAGAGGACCGGACTTCATCCTGTTAACCGGCTTGAAATCATAACCCTCGTCTTTCTTCTGGGCCGCACGTTCCCTGATCATTTTCTCCACCAGCCCCCCGGTGGTCCCGGTGGCTACCAGATTATGCCGGGAAAGGATATTATGGTTGCAATCCACAAAATCAAGCAGTTCATTTTTGCAGTTATCATGGGCAACTACGGCTATATTTTTCACTAAGCTCATGGCTATCGTCCTCATAGGTTTTGGGGAGTTTCTCGGGGCACTATGCCATGCAGGATTATGAATGTCACTTACGCTGTGTTGAGAGGAAGAAAAGAACGATGTCAAAATAAAAGCTGCTGAAAACATCAGCAGCCCCGAAAAAACGCAACTGTAAAAACAAGCTAAAACCGCTCTTCCCATTCCTTGAGTTTGAACCCGATAAGCACAAAATCATCGGTAACAAGAACAGGCCGCTTACAAAGCATACCGTCAGCGGAAATCAATTCGAACAGTTCAGCATCGGACATGGAATCAATTGTATCCTTAAGTCCCATTTCCTTATATTTCTTGCCGTTGGTGTTCACGAATTTCTTTTTGTCCACCCCTGCAATTTTCTGCCAGCTGAGAAATTCATCCTTGGTCGGGGTTTCTTTGACAATATGGCGTATGGTGAAATCAAAGCCCTTTTCTTCAAGCCAAGCCTTGGCTTTACGGGAAGTTGTTCAACTGGGATAATGCACTAAAATCATGGTTATTTCATCTCCGTCTGATGTTTACAGTCAACTCTTACCACCAAACCCATCAGTAACACAGATAGAAAACAGCCACAATTATAGACAAAAAACAGGTCTCCATGGACAATCATGGAGACCTGCACAATATTACTACGGAATTACAGTTTTAGAACTTTTCAAAATCGCTGTCGTCGGCTTCCATATCCAGCGAAAGTCCGCCAAAATCGGAAGGTTCAGACTTGGCCGGAGCAGGCTGCGGAGCCGATTTAGGAGTTGGTTGCGGGGCAATTGCAGGAGCTGCGCTAACCGGGGCTTCCTGCCTTGGGGCACTCACGGGCAGGGCTTTGGGCCGGGAATAAGACCCACCGCCGTAACCGCTGACCTTGAAGAAGGCCATGGTATTCTCAAGCATGGCACTCTGGGAGGAAAGCTCCTCACTGGTAGAGGCCATTTCCTCGGAAGCGGAGGCATTCTGCTGAATCACCGAATCAAGCTGAGCAATAGCCTTGCTGATCTGTTCCGCACCGGAATTCTGCTCTGCACTTGCCGAGGAGATTTCCTGCACCAGCTCCGCAGTTTTCTGGATATTGGGAACGAGGTTATCAAGCATATCTCCGGCCTTTTCAGCCACAGTTACCGTGGAGGAAGAAAGTTCGCTGATTTCCCCGGCGGCATTACCGCTACGCTCGGCCAGCTTGCGGACCTCAGCGGCAACAACGGCAAACCCTTTGCCGTGTTCCCCGGCACGGGCAGCTTCAATTGCCGCATTCAGGGCCAACAGGTTGGTCTGGCGGGCAATTTCCTCAATAATGGAAATCTTTT is a window of Desulfovibrio sp. JC010 DNA encoding:
- a CDS encoding methylglyoxal synthase, whose translation is MSLVKNIAVVAHDNCKNELLDFVDCNHNILSRHNLVATGTTGGLVEKMIRERAAQKKDEGYDFKPVNRMKSGPLGGDQQLGAMISEGKIDVLIFFWDPMQPQPHDVDVKALLRLAVLYNIPTASNRSTAEFLISSPFFEGEFQRKETDFTDYTQRKL
- the prxU gene encoding thioredoxin-dependent peroxiredoxin (Most members of this family contain a selenocysteine.), whose protein sequence is MSNSQAGCSKPVGVQPEETQPEVGSVASETSKGAGTMIKAGQKAPDFTAMAYQDGGFKEVKLSDYAGKWVVLCFYPGDFTFVUATEISAVAEKHAEFEALGVQVLSMSTDSVFVHKMWEQTELSKMITAGKVPFPMLSDGGGKVGEMYGVYDENAGVDIRGRFLIDPDGVIVGYEVLTPPVGRNVSETLRQIQAYQHVRETGAAEVCPSGWKPGKAILSPGPDLVGKVWEAWKVSMAFDD